A stretch of Schaalia odontolytica DNA encodes these proteins:
- the galE gene encoding UDP-glucose 4-epimerase GalE, whose protein sequence is MSILVCGGAGYIGAHVVRLLRQRGDRVVVVDDLSTSNAARIGDTPLVRLDVATDEARSVLSNLMVDEDVTAVIHFSARKQVGESVARPTWYYQQNIGGMANVLAAMEDAGVDQMIFSSSAAVYGIPTAEVVTEDMAGYPINPYGETKLIGEWMMADCERAWDLKWIGLRYFNVAGAGWPDLADPAIMNLIPMVLDRIERGESAKIFGTDYDTPDGTCVRDYIHVLDLAEAHIAALDVLAEGRQPDHHTYNVGTGLGTSVREIIDGLRRVIGWDFPVEELDRRAGDPPKLIGDPLSIGVDLGWKANNGLDEILTSAWEGWQAGPRPITVPGS, encoded by the coding sequence ATGAGCATTCTCGTTTGTGGCGGCGCCGGCTACATCGGCGCACACGTTGTCCGCCTCCTGCGTCAGCGCGGGGATCGCGTCGTCGTCGTCGACGACCTGTCCACTTCCAACGCGGCCAGGATCGGGGACACGCCCCTGGTTCGCCTCGATGTCGCTACCGATGAAGCCCGTTCCGTTCTCTCCAACCTCATGGTGGACGAGGACGTCACGGCCGTCATCCACTTCTCCGCGCGCAAGCAGGTCGGCGAGTCCGTCGCACGCCCCACCTGGTACTACCAGCAGAACATCGGTGGCATGGCGAACGTGCTGGCCGCCATGGAGGACGCCGGCGTCGACCAGATGATCTTCTCCTCGTCGGCCGCCGTCTACGGCATCCCCACCGCCGAAGTCGTCACCGAGGACATGGCCGGCTACCCCATCAACCCCTACGGCGAGACCAAGCTGATCGGCGAGTGGATGATGGCCGACTGCGAGCGCGCCTGGGACCTGAAGTGGATCGGCCTGCGCTACTTCAACGTCGCGGGCGCCGGCTGGCCCGACCTGGCCGACCCGGCCATCATGAACCTGATCCCCATGGTCCTCGACCGCATCGAGCGCGGGGAGAGCGCCAAGATCTTCGGCACCGACTACGACACCCCGGACGGCACCTGCGTGCGCGACTACATCCACGTCCTGGACCTGGCCGAGGCACACATCGCAGCCCTCGACGTGCTCGCCGAGGGGCGCCAGCCCGACCACCACACCTACAACGTGGGCACCGGCCTGGGCACCTCCGTCCGCGAGATCATCGACGGCCTGCGCCGCGTCATCGGCTGGGACTTCCCGGTCGAGGAGCTGGACCGCCGTGCGGGCGACCCGCCCAAGCTGATCGGCGATCCGCTGTCCATCGGCGTGGACCTGGGATGGAAGGCCAACAACGGCCTCGACGAGATCCTCACCTCCGCCTGGGAGGGCTGGCAGGCGGGTCCGCGCCCGATCACCGTTCCCGGCTCCTGA
- the fdxA gene encoding ferredoxin, whose protein sequence is MTYVIAQPCVDVKDRACVDECPVDCIYEGARSLYIHPEECVDCGACEPVCPTEAIFYEDDLPSEWSDYLRANVDFFNDLGSPGGAQKTGVQDFDDPMIAALPPQNEEWKAENL, encoded by the coding sequence ATGACCTACGTCATCGCGCAGCCCTGCGTGGACGTCAAGGATCGCGCGTGCGTGGACGAGTGCCCCGTCGACTGCATCTACGAGGGCGCTCGCTCGCTCTACATCCACCCCGAGGAGTGCGTGGACTGCGGTGCGTGTGAGCCCGTGTGCCCGACCGAGGCCATCTTCTACGAGGACGACCTGCCCTCCGAGTGGTCCGACTACCTGCGCGCCAACGTCGACTTCTTCAACGACCTGGGCAGCCCTGGCGGCGCCCAGAAGACCGGCGTCCAGGACTTCGACGATCCGATGATCGCCGCGCTGCCGCCTCAGAATGAGGAATGGAAGGCCGAAAACCTCTGA
- a CDS encoding adenylate/guanylate cyclase domain-containing protein, translating into MDEHAASSPATPDDLTATSYVPQLLGGHLTYSARDLAEMTNTPIERVFRFWIALGFQAPTADDKVFSQRDLEVFSRWHDLVESGGIDTATSRSLLRANAHLADRLALWQFEALVEDSMRRLMLDDTTARMYVLDHMREYIDVFQEMFTYAWRRQLEATLSRFDREISQRGHEERHNRFPLNRCLGFVDMVSYTSSSTILGDALVGLIERFEEESRNAVIEEGGRVVKMIGDAVLYIADDLPTGLRVATALIERLNADDEMLPVRASFVRGDVFSRSGDVFGPTVNLASRLVDIAPVGKILTDPTTAAAIAAGEVGDGYELEEFPTADLRGFGPVSPYLLSSVVK; encoded by the coding sequence ATGGATGAGCACGCGGCTTCGTCCCCTGCAACTCCTGATGACCTGACCGCAACAAGCTATGTTCCCCAGCTGCTCGGAGGTCATCTGACGTATTCGGCCCGCGATCTCGCGGAGATGACGAATACGCCTATCGAGCGCGTCTTCCGTTTCTGGATTGCCCTCGGCTTCCAGGCTCCCACTGCAGACGACAAGGTTTTCTCTCAGCGTGATCTGGAAGTTTTCAGTCGCTGGCACGACCTTGTCGAATCCGGTGGCATTGACACAGCTACCTCGCGCTCTCTCCTGCGCGCCAACGCCCACCTGGCCGATCGCCTGGCCCTGTGGCAGTTCGAGGCGCTGGTCGAGGATTCAATGCGTCGTCTGATGCTGGACGACACGACGGCCCGCATGTACGTGCTGGACCATATGCGCGAGTACATCGACGTCTTCCAGGAGATGTTCACATACGCCTGGCGGCGTCAGCTCGAGGCAACCCTGTCCCGTTTTGATCGCGAGATATCCCAGCGTGGGCACGAGGAGAGGCACAACCGCTTCCCGCTCAACCGCTGCCTCGGCTTCGTCGACATGGTGTCCTACACGTCGTCCTCGACGATCCTCGGTGATGCCCTCGTGGGTCTCATTGAGCGCTTCGAGGAGGAGAGTCGTAACGCCGTCATCGAGGAGGGGGGTCGCGTCGTCAAGATGATCGGTGACGCCGTCCTCTACATCGCCGATGATCTGCCGACTGGCCTGCGCGTGGCCACGGCCCTCATCGAGCGACTGAACGCCGACGACGAAATGCTGCCCGTGCGAGCATCTTTCGTGCGCGGAGACGTCTTCTCTCGATCGGGTGACGTCTTCGGGCCCACGGTGAACCTCGCGTCTCGCCTCGTGGACATTGCGCCGGTTGGCAAAATCCTCACCGATCCGACCACGGCTGCCGCCATCGCTGCTGGCGAGGTTGGCGACGGGTACGAGCTTGAAGAGTTCCCGACCGCAGACTTGCGCGGTTTCGGTCCTGTCTCGCCGTACCTGCTCTCAAGCGTTGTTAAATAA
- the dapC gene encoding succinyldiaminopimelate transaminase codes for MTTILPRPLDLPEFPWDQLAPAKARATEHPGGMCDLSVGTPVDDTPAFIREALADASNAHGYPTVIGTAEVRDAILAWGQRRGMVDVGHGGVIPTIGSKEAVAWIPALLGVRPGDTVLVPEVAYPTYDIGARLAGATPVAVDPTNTDAWPEAALVYLNSPGNPDGHVMSKDELRAVVGWARAHGAVVVSDECYAALPWSEPYVSEGVPSLLDTDVCDGDASGLLVLYSLSKQSNLAGYRGALIYGDPALVAPIVSVRKHSGLMVPAPVQHAMAVALRDTEHVERQRSVYAVRRALLLEALTDVGLDVDPDTAAGLYLWVSDPANPTDSWALVNRLADLGILVAPGDFYGTAAHGRVRVALTATDERIQAAASRIREAWTAR; via the coding sequence ATGACAACGATCCTTCCCCGCCCTCTTGACCTGCCTGAATTCCCCTGGGATCAGCTGGCGCCCGCCAAGGCGCGCGCCACTGAACATCCCGGGGGAATGTGCGATCTGAGCGTCGGAACCCCGGTCGACGACACCCCCGCGTTCATTCGCGAAGCCCTCGCCGACGCCTCCAACGCGCACGGCTACCCGACGGTGATCGGAACCGCCGAGGTGCGCGACGCGATTCTCGCATGGGGACAGCGACGGGGCATGGTCGACGTCGGCCACGGCGGCGTCATCCCCACGATCGGCTCGAAGGAAGCAGTCGCCTGGATTCCCGCCCTGCTGGGCGTGCGCCCCGGCGACACGGTCCTCGTGCCCGAGGTTGCCTACCCGACCTATGACATTGGCGCCCGCCTGGCCGGTGCCACCCCCGTCGCTGTCGACCCCACGAACACCGATGCCTGGCCCGAGGCTGCCCTCGTCTACCTGAACTCGCCGGGCAACCCCGACGGGCACGTCATGAGTAAGGACGAGCTGCGCGCGGTCGTCGGCTGGGCGCGCGCTCACGGCGCCGTCGTCGTGTCCGACGAGTGCTACGCGGCCCTGCCCTGGTCGGAGCCCTACGTGAGCGAGGGAGTGCCCTCCCTGCTCGATACGGACGTGTGCGACGGCGACGCGAGCGGCCTCCTCGTCCTGTACTCGCTGTCCAAGCAGTCGAATCTTGCCGGCTACCGCGGCGCCCTCATCTATGGTGACCCCGCGCTGGTCGCACCGATCGTCAGCGTGCGCAAGCACTCCGGACTCATGGTGCCCGCCCCCGTCCAGCACGCGATGGCGGTTGCCCTCCGCGACACCGAGCACGTGGAGCGCCAGCGCAGCGTCTACGCCGTGCGTCGCGCCCTCCTCCTCGAGGCGCTGACCGACGTCGGCCTCGACGTTGATCCCGATACGGCGGCCGGCCTGTACCTGTGGGTCTCGGACCCCGCGAATCCGACCGACTCGTGGGCCCTTGTGAATCGCCTGGCCGATCTCGGTATCCTCGTGGCGCCCGGCGACTTCTACGGCACGGCAGCTCACGGGCGCGTCCGCGTGGCCCTCACCGCCACCGACGAGCGCATTCAGGCCGCCGCGAGCCGCATTCGCGAGGCCTGGACGGCGCGCTGA
- a CDS encoding Maf family protein, whose protein sequence is MRLVLASASPARRATLIAAGITPIVQVSTVDEDAVLAALPGGRAFSGGTTTPADEVAALAAAKCADVCEALSTPGTNAELPEGEAVLVVGCDSMLEIDGQMLGKPHTPDIARERIRAMRRTSATLWTGHSAAILAPASSDDDQRHERAVTATVTRSASTQVHFGDISDAEIDAYVATGEPLHVAGSFTVDGLGGPFIEGVTGDYHSVVGISLPLLRSMATELGVFWPDLWDAPRP, encoded by the coding sequence ATGCGCCTTGTTCTTGCCTCCGCTTCCCCCGCTCGCCGCGCAACACTCATTGCGGCGGGCATCACACCGATCGTCCAGGTGTCCACCGTCGACGAGGACGCCGTCCTTGCTGCGCTGCCCGGCGGGCGCGCATTCTCAGGCGGCACAACCACCCCGGCGGACGAAGTTGCAGCGCTTGCCGCAGCCAAGTGCGCCGACGTCTGCGAGGCTCTGAGCACGCCCGGCACCAACGCCGAACTGCCCGAGGGCGAGGCCGTCCTCGTCGTGGGCTGCGACTCCATGCTCGAGATCGACGGCCAGATGCTCGGCAAGCCCCACACCCCCGACATAGCCCGCGAGCGCATCCGCGCCATGCGTCGCACGAGCGCCACCCTGTGGACGGGCCACTCGGCCGCGATCCTCGCCCCGGCCTCGTCGGATGACGACCAGAGGCACGAACGCGCAGTCACCGCGACCGTTACCCGCTCCGCCTCGACCCAGGTGCACTTCGGGGACATCTCGGATGCCGAGATCGACGCGTACGTCGCCACCGGCGAGCCCCTGCACGTCGCAGGGTCCTTCACGGTGGACGGACTGGGCGGCCCCTTCATCGAGGGCGTGACGGGCGATTATCACTCTGTCGTCGGCATCTCCTTGCCACTGCTGCGCTCCATGGCCACCGAGCTCGGGGTCTTCTGGCCGGACCTGTGGGATGCACCGCGCCCCTGA
- a CDS encoding sensor histidine kinase — protein sequence MRARAVRMIVSIVAVVCVLMGLPGAFFASVSIWSSEQRNLDVQAQLILQNIERRRAVGEGNDPATLASLVADQANSRGDELGYRIKVPEANLATNSKAFPGRTMTALASSPSGVSVQLTASASNALNRIAWTCALFGGGMVASMVIGWVLARSLSRELSAPLIYLAAQAEQIGSGGVRARVEKSGIEEIDLVSEELARTGERMAGRLAAERQAAADASHQLRTPLTALSMRLEEIELISTEDEVRAEARTCLEQVERMTNVVTELLDVSKRQTSQTEAIHILEVFNTAREEWEDQFEAAGRPLVFLDEAERPILADAGKLGQVLATLIENSLRYGDGTTRVWAHAGTSKRGVVIEVSDEGEGIDESLAPDIFQKGVSGHGSTGIGLALAHDLAQAMGGRLELKTNKPPVFTVSVAAIPASLDPDRVMPEGPLMSMGRRSRRF from the coding sequence ATGCGCGCTCGCGCGGTGAGGATGATCGTCTCCATCGTCGCCGTCGTGTGCGTGCTGATGGGCCTGCCCGGCGCCTTCTTTGCGTCGGTCTCCATCTGGTCGTCCGAACAGCGTAACCTCGACGTTCAGGCGCAGCTCATCCTCCAAAACATCGAGCGTAGGCGTGCCGTGGGGGAGGGGAACGACCCCGCAACCCTGGCCTCGCTCGTAGCGGATCAGGCGAACAGCCGCGGGGACGAACTCGGCTACCGCATTAAGGTTCCCGAGGCCAACCTCGCCACCAACAGCAAGGCGTTCCCTGGGCGGACCATGACCGCCCTGGCCTCGTCTCCGAGCGGCGTTTCTGTCCAGCTCACAGCGTCGGCGTCGAACGCTCTGAACCGCATCGCGTGGACGTGCGCGCTGTTCGGCGGGGGCATGGTCGCTTCCATGGTGATCGGCTGGGTACTCGCGCGCTCCCTGTCGCGTGAGCTGTCGGCCCCACTCATCTACCTGGCCGCCCAGGCTGAGCAGATCGGCTCGGGAGGCGTGCGTGCCCGCGTGGAGAAGTCCGGCATCGAAGAGATCGACCTGGTCTCCGAAGAACTCGCTCGCACCGGCGAACGCATGGCGGGCCGACTCGCAGCCGAGCGACAGGCTGCCGCTGACGCCTCCCACCAGCTGCGCACGCCGCTGACCGCTCTGTCCATGCGCCTGGAGGAAATCGAACTCATCTCCACAGAGGACGAGGTGCGCGCCGAAGCCCGCACCTGCCTCGAACAGGTGGAACGCATGACCAACGTGGTCACGGAGCTCCTCGACGTTTCTAAGCGTCAGACCAGCCAGACCGAGGCCATTCACATTCTCGAGGTCTTCAACACGGCCCGCGAGGAGTGGGAGGACCAGTTCGAGGCGGCGGGACGTCCGCTCGTTTTCCTCGACGAGGCCGAGCGTCCGATCCTGGCCGACGCCGGAAAGCTCGGGCAGGTCCTGGCGACCCTCATCGAAAACTCGCTGCGCTACGGCGACGGGACCACGCGCGTGTGGGCGCACGCGGGCACCTCCAAGCGTGGCGTCGTCATTGAGGTGAGCGACGAAGGTGAGGGTATCGACGAGTCCCTGGCCCCCGACATTTTTCAAAAGGGCGTCTCCGGGCACGGATCGACGGGTATCGGCCTGGCCCTGGCCCACGACCTCGCGCAGGCGATGGGCGGGCGTCTCGAGCTCAAGACGAACAAGCCGCCGGTCTTCACCGTCTCGGTCGCCGCGATCCCCGCGTCCCTCGACCCCGATCGCGTGATGCCCGAAGGCCCCCTCATGTCCATGGGACGCCGCTCGCGGCGCTTCTAG
- a CDS encoding response regulator transcription factor has protein sequence MTTVLLVEDDPAISEPLARALGREGYDVRAHATGAEALADVRGVDLVVLDLGLPDMDGLDVAREIRSSGNRVPILILTARTDEVDMVVGLDAGADDYVTKPFRLAELLARVRALLRRQAAEPAEGELRAQDIRMDVAAHRAFVGDVELSLTAKEFDLLRVLLREAGSVVARDTLMREVWGSDPTGSTKTLDMHVSWLRRKLGDDATDPHYITTVRGMGFRFENAR, from the coding sequence GTGACTACAGTTCTCCTCGTTGAAGACGATCCGGCCATCTCTGAGCCCCTCGCCCGCGCACTGGGCAGGGAAGGCTACGACGTGCGCGCACACGCGACAGGCGCTGAAGCCCTCGCGGATGTTCGCGGCGTTGACCTGGTCGTCCTGGACCTCGGCCTGCCCGACATGGACGGCCTGGATGTCGCCCGCGAGATCCGTTCCTCGGGCAACCGAGTCCCGATTCTGATCCTCACTGCGCGCACGGACGAAGTCGACATGGTCGTCGGCCTGGATGCGGGCGCAGACGACTACGTGACGAAGCCCTTCCGCCTCGCGGAGCTCCTCGCTCGCGTGCGGGCACTCCTGCGTCGCCAGGCTGCCGAACCTGCCGAGGGCGAGCTGCGCGCTCAGGACATCCGCATGGATGTCGCTGCGCATCGCGCCTTCGTGGGCGATGTTGAGCTGAGCCTGACAGCCAAGGAATTCGACCTGCTGCGCGTGCTCCTGCGCGAGGCCGGTTCCGTCGTTGCTCGCGACACCCTCATGCGTGAGGTGTGGGGCTCGGATCCGACCGGCTCCACGAAGACTCTCGACATGCACGTGTCGTGGCTGCGCCGCAAGCTCGGTGACGACGCGACCGACCCGCACTACATCACCACCGTGCGCGGGATGGGATTCCGCTTCGAGAACGCGCGCTGA
- the purE gene encoding 5-(carboxyamino)imidazole ribonucleotide mutase, with amino-acid sequence MTTELDIQLTATGDNPLVGVVMGSDSDWPTMEAAVGALAEFGIACEVGVVSAHRMPEDMVAYGRSASERGLRVIIAGAGGAAHLPGMLAALTELPVIGVPVPLKHLDGVDSLHSIVQMPAGVPVATVSIAGARNAGLLAARILGAGEGERAESLRASMRDFQKDLRDVASAKGAALAQRVSQAR; translated from the coding sequence ATGACCACCGAGCTCGACATCCAGCTGACCGCCACCGGCGACAACCCGCTCGTCGGTGTTGTCATGGGCTCCGACTCCGACTGGCCCACGATGGAAGCGGCCGTCGGCGCCCTCGCCGAATTCGGCATCGCCTGCGAGGTCGGCGTCGTTTCCGCCCACCGCATGCCCGAGGACATGGTGGCCTATGGTCGATCCGCCTCGGAGCGCGGCCTGCGCGTCATCATCGCGGGGGCCGGGGGAGCGGCCCACCTGCCCGGTATGCTCGCCGCGCTCACCGAACTGCCCGTCATCGGCGTGCCCGTGCCCCTCAAGCACCTCGATGGCGTCGACTCCCTGCACTCCATCGTCCAGATGCCCGCAGGCGTGCCTGTCGCGACCGTGTCGATCGCAGGCGCGCGTAACGCGGGGCTGCTCGCCGCCCGGATCCTCGGAGCCGGCGAAGGGGAACGCGCCGAATCCCTGCGCGCCTCAATGCGCGACTTCCAGAAGGACCTACGCGACGTGGCCAGCGCAAAGGGGGCGGCCCTCGCCCAGCGCGTCTCCCAGGCGCGCTGA
- a CDS encoding 5-(carboxyamino)imidazole ribonucleotide synthase, with protein MLTPPTVAVIGGGQLARMMQESAVALGINLRALVEASDGSTGQVTVDKAVGEPADLDAVRVLIDGADVLTFEHEHIPAPTMEEAARLVSVQPPASALLYAQDKLAMRERLTEMGIPCPAWARVEDEAQLAEFGATIGWPLIVKTPRGGYDGHGVAVAHSPADVSSWWGNGPLLAEALVPFTGEVAALLARTPSGEIASWPVASTVQIDGVCAEVTAPAVGIRPETAAEARRIGERIAAELGVTGVLAVEMFVVGEGADERVLVNELAMRPHNTGHWTIDGAVTSQFEQHLRAVLDLPLGSTDLRAPGTYSVMVNLLGSAHDQPARALGVAFAAGGAGAKVHLYGKEVRPGRKLGHVTVVEKDPALALERARAAVYALKGEVPTS; from the coding sequence ATGCTGACCCCTCCCACTGTTGCCGTCATCGGCGGCGGACAGCTCGCACGCATGATGCAGGAGAGCGCGGTCGCGCTCGGCATTAACCTTCGGGCCCTCGTCGAGGCCTCGGACGGCTCGACCGGTCAGGTGACCGTCGACAAAGCGGTGGGTGAGCCCGCCGACCTGGACGCGGTCCGCGTGCTGATCGACGGCGCGGACGTTCTCACGTTCGAGCACGAGCACATCCCGGCCCCCACGATGGAGGAGGCTGCCCGCCTCGTCTCCGTTCAGCCCCCGGCCAGCGCCCTCCTGTACGCGCAGGACAAACTGGCCATGCGCGAGCGCCTCACCGAGATGGGCATCCCGTGCCCCGCGTGGGCGCGCGTCGAGGACGAGGCCCAACTGGCCGAATTCGGTGCCACGATCGGATGGCCCCTCATCGTCAAGACCCCGCGCGGCGGATACGACGGGCACGGCGTGGCAGTCGCTCATAGCCCCGCGGACGTGTCCTCCTGGTGGGGCAACGGCCCTCTGCTGGCCGAGGCCCTGGTTCCCTTCACCGGCGAGGTGGCGGCCCTCCTTGCGCGCACCCCTTCGGGTGAGATCGCCTCGTGGCCCGTCGCCTCCACCGTGCAGATCGACGGCGTGTGCGCCGAGGTCACCGCGCCAGCCGTTGGCATCCGGCCCGAGACGGCCGCCGAGGCCCGCCGCATTGGCGAGCGTATCGCCGCCGAGCTGGGTGTCACCGGCGTCCTCGCCGTGGAAATGTTCGTCGTCGGTGAGGGCGCGGACGAGCGCGTCCTCGTCAACGAGCTCGCCATGCGCCCCCACAACACGGGACACTGGACCATCGACGGGGCCGTCACGAGCCAATTCGAGCAGCACCTGCGTGCCGTCCTCGACCTGCCGCTGGGGTCCACCGATCTGCGCGCCCCGGGTACATATTCCGTCATGGTGAACCTCCTTGGCTCGGCTCACGATCAGCCTGCGCGCGCCCTCGGGGTGGCCTTCGCAGCCGGGGGAGCGGGAGCGAAGGTACACCTCTACGGCAAGGAGGTGCGCCCGGGCCGCAAGCTCGGCCACGTCACTGTCGTCGAAAAGGACCCGGCTCTTGCCCTCGAGCGAGCCCGGGCAGCCGTCTACGCCCTCAAGGGTGAGGTCCCCACCAGCTAA
- the dapD gene encoding 2,3,4,5-tetrahydropyridine-2,6-dicarboxylate N-succinyltransferase produces the protein MDNSTAWGIGLATITLDGTTLDTWYPAPHLGEPGTDEELATSLSVLERVDDARRVRTVVVTTTIDLQEAPASTEDAYLRLHLLSHRLVQPNTINLDGIFAVLPNVVWTDAGPCAVADFEATRLRLRARDGHPVTVQGVDKFPPMVNYVLPSGVRIADGTRVRLGAYLSEGTTVMHAGFVNFNAGTLGRSMVEGRVSQGVVIGDGSDVGGGASTMGTLSGGGKQRVRLGERCLLGANSGLGIALGDDCVVEAGLYVTAGAKVKLIDSSGESEPRTVAARELSGASNILFRRNSQTGRIEAIARAGVVGIELNDALHASN, from the coding sequence ATGGACAACAGCACTGCATGGGGCATCGGCCTCGCAACGATCACTCTGGACGGCACGACACTCGACACGTGGTACCCCGCCCCGCACCTGGGCGAGCCCGGGACCGACGAGGAGCTGGCGACCTCGCTGTCCGTGCTGGAGCGCGTCGATGACGCGCGCCGCGTGCGCACCGTCGTCGTGACCACGACGATTGACCTGCAGGAAGCTCCCGCCTCGACGGAGGACGCCTACCTGCGTCTGCACCTGCTTTCCCACCGCCTGGTACAGCCCAACACGATCAACCTGGACGGTATCTTCGCGGTGCTGCCCAACGTCGTGTGGACGGATGCTGGCCCGTGCGCCGTCGCCGACTTCGAGGCCACCCGCCTGCGCCTGCGCGCTCGCGACGGTCACCCCGTGACCGTGCAGGGCGTCGACAAGTTCCCGCCGATGGTCAACTACGTCCTGCCTTCCGGCGTTCGCATCGCCGACGGCACGCGCGTGCGCCTGGGCGCCTACCTGTCCGAGGGCACGACCGTCATGCACGCCGGCTTCGTCAACTTCAACGCGGGCACGCTGGGCCGCTCGATGGTCGAGGGCCGAGTCTCGCAGGGCGTCGTCATCGGCGACGGCTCGGATGTGGGCGGCGGCGCCTCCACGATGGGCACCCTCTCGGGCGGCGGCAAGCAGCGCGTGCGCCTGGGGGAGCGCTGCCTGCTGGGCGCAAACTCGGGCCTGGGCATCGCGCTCGGCGACGACTGCGTGGTCGAGGCCGGCCTGTACGTGACCGCTGGAGCGAAGGTCAAGCTCATCGACTCTTCCGGAGAGTCCGAGCCGCGCACGGTTGCCGCGCGCGAACTGTCGGGTGCGTCGAACATCCTGTTCCGCCGCAACTCCCAGACGGGCCGCATCGAGGCCATTGCCCGCGCGGGCGTCGTGGGTATCGAGCTCAACGACGCGCTGCACGCGTCGAACTGA